DNA from Pyramidobacter piscolens W5455:
GTCCCTGGATGTCGGTGAGGATGACCATGTCGTCGCCTTCCTTGATCAGGCCCATGGCGATGCCGGCCACGTGCTTTTTCATGGGCACGCCGGCGGCCATCATCGAAAGGCTGCCGCCGCAGATCGAGGCCTGCGAACTGGAGCCGTTGGACTCGAGGATGTCGGAGACGACGCGCACCACGTAGGGGAACTCTTCCTCGCCCGGCACCAGCGGCGCCAGCGCGCGCTCGGCGAGGGCGCCGTGGCCGATCTCGCGGCGCCCGGGGCCGCGCATGGGCTTGATCTCGCCCACGGAATACGGCGGGAAGTTGTAGTGCAGCAGGAATCTCTTGTTGGGCTCGTCGAGTTTCAGGCCGTCAATGATCTGGTCGTCCTCGCCCAGCATGCCCAGCGTGGTGACCACCAGAGCCTGCGTCTCGCCGCGGGTGAACAGCGCCGAACCGTGGACTTTGGGCAGCACGTTCACTTCGCAGGAAATCGGGCGGATCTCGTCGGTGGCACGGCCGTCGGCGCGGATCTTGTCGCGGGCCGTGATCGTGCGCATCGTGCTCTTGACCAGCGATTCCACCGCGCCGGCGATGTAGCTTTCCGCATCGGCGTAAAGGTCGGCGAAATGGGCCGTCGTCTTCTCCACCAGCGCGGAGATTGCGGCGCCGCGCTCCTTTTTGCCGTGGATCATGACGGCCTTTGCGGTCTCCTCGCGCAGGTTGTCCTTCACCCAGCGGTCGATCTCTTCGATCGCCAGCGGCGCGGGCAGCACCGCCTTGGGCTGGCCGATCTCCGCGCGGACCTGGAGCTGGAACGCGACGATCTTTTTGATCTCGTCCTGCGCCGTCTGCAAGGCGTTGACGAGCAGCTCTTCGGGAACTTCCCTGGCTCCGGCTTCGACCATGGTGATGCCGCCGGCATGTCCGGCCACCGTCAGGTCGAGCGTGCTCTCGGCCATCCGGTCCTCGGTGGGATTGACGACGAGTTCGCCGTCGATGCAGCCCATGCGGACCGCGCCCACAGGGCCGCTCCAGGGGATGTCGGAGATCGTCAGCGCCATGGAAGCGGCGTTGATGGCGAGGATGTTGGCGGGATTTTTCTGGTCGACCGCCAGCACCGTGGCGACGACGTGCACGTCGTTGCGCATGGAATCGTCGAAGAGCGAGCGGATCGAGCGATCGACGACGCGGGCGCTGAGAATGGCGGTCTGCGAAGGGCGCCCTTCTCTCTTGATGTAGCCGCCGGGGATCTTGCCGGCAGCGTAATAGCGTTCTTCAAAATCGACGAGCAGCGGGAAGAAATCCAATCCCACGCGGGGCTTGTCCGACATGCAGGCCGTGGTGAGAATGGTCGTTTCTCCGTGGCTTGCCACGACGGCGGCGTTCGCCTGCTTGGCGACTTTTCCGGTTTTGAAAACCAGGTCCTGACCGCCGACGTTCAGTGTGTAGGTCTTTTCCATATAAAAGACTCCTCCTCTTTCTTTTCGATCGCGATATATAATAGCGTAAGAATATCACAATTTCATGTAAATGCGAGAGCCGAATTTCAAGATCAGCGAATAAATCCGAGAAAACCGCCCCTAGAATCCCTAAAAACTTTTTTGTCAAAAAAGAAAGAGAGCCCCGGACGAAACGGGACTCTCTTTTTCGGTTTGGCTCAATGACGAAGGCCCAGGCTCTCGATCAGCTGCTTGTAGCGGTTGAAATCCTTGCCGCTCAGGTAGCGCAGAAGCTTGCGGCGCTTTCCGACAAGGGTCAGAAGGCCCTTCTTGGAATGGTGGTCGTGGACGTGCACGCGCAGGTGATCGGTGAGGTCGCGGATCCTCTGCGTGAGAACGGCGATCTGCACTTCGGGCGAACCGGTATCGGTGGGATGCACGCGATACTTCTCGATAAGCTCTGTTTTGACTGTCTTCTCCAACATGATACTTCACCTCATGGGGCAATAATCCTGAAACAACGTAGCTCCTCTCCGACTTTGCGCTCCATGGAAGCAAAGCAGAACGGGAAGCTCCCGAGAGGGAGCAACGGAGTAACAGGTCGAAAAGCATTGTAGCATCGCTTCGCAAGAGTTGCAAGGCTTTTTTTCGCAAGGGGGAAAAGCGGCCGCCGGAATGGCGGCCGCGGGAAAACAATTTTAGCCCTTGAACGAGGCGATCACCGCCAGCACTTCGTCGATGTCGGCTTCGGTGTGGTCCGCGTTGATCTGGAAGCGGATTTCCTCGGCGCCCTTGGGGACCACGGGATAGGTCATGCCGGTGGCCAGCACGCCGCGCTCCGTCAGGTGCGCCACGAGAGCCTTGGTACGGGCCGTGTCGTGAAGCACGAGCGGCGTCACGGGATGCTCGCCGGGGATCGTCTCGTAACCGAGCTTGACCAGGCCGTCCTCGAAACGTTTGGTCACGGTGCGCAGATGGGCGAGGATCCTGCGCCCTTCCTCGCTGTCGAGGATCTCCAGCGCCTTCATGGCCGCGTACGCTTCGCCGACGGTGATGGGGTTCGAGTAGATGTACATGGCCGCGTGCTCGCGCAGGTACGTGATCAGCGCGCGCGAGCCGACGACATAGCCGCCGTTGACGCCGTACGCCTTGCCGAGCGTGCCCATCAGCACGTCCACGCGGGCGCCGGTGATCTCTTCCGTGCCGCGCCCCGTGCGGCCGAACGCGCCGACGCCGTGGGAATCGTCTACCACGACGAACGCGTCCTCGGCGAAACGGTCGTCATAGCTGTGCACCAGTTCGACGATCTCCTTCAGCGGCGCGTAGTCGCCTCTCATGCTGAAGATGCCGTCGGTAACGACAAGAGCGCGCTTGGCGCCGCTCTGCACGGCTTCGTCCAGGCAGCGCTTGAGGTCGTCGAGGGAATTGTGTTTGTAGACGGCGCGCAGTCCCGACTTGCCCAAGCCCAGTTTGATGGCGTTGATGATGCTGTTGTGGTTCAGCTCGTCGCTGACGACGAAAGTCTCCTTGCTGATCAGCGAGGTCAGGACGCCGCCGACGGTCACATAGGCGGCGCTGAAGATCATGGCGTCCTCGCGGCCGTGGAACGCGGCCAGCTTGTGCTCGAGATCGCGGTGAGCCTTGAAGGTACCGCTGATGAAGCGGACCGCGCCGGGGCCGACGCCGTATTTGCGCGTGCCCTCCTCCTCCGCGGCGATCATGTCCTCGCGCAGCGACAGACCCAGATAGGAGTTGGAATTCATGCGGATGAATTCCTTGGCGCCCTCCCCTTTCAGGAAATAACGGGGCCCCTTGGCGCCTTCGCCCTTTTTCACGTCGACGATGATCTGTTCCTTGCCCTTCAGACGGCCTTCCTGTTTCAGTTTTTCAAGCTCCGCCGTCAGTACCGCTTCAAGTTTTTTCATTGCATGAACGCCTCCTGCCTTACGAGATTTTTCCACTTAAAACTTCGCCGCGGCGCCGAGTTTGACGCGCAGGTTTTTGAGCATGTCCACCGTCATGCTCTCCAAGTCGTATTTGGGATTCCAGTCCCATTCCGTCCGGGCGGCCGAATCGTCGAGAGAGTTCGGCCAGCTGTCGGCGATGGCCTGGCGGACGGGATCGACGGCGTAATCCAGCGCGAACGAAGGAATGTGAGCGCGGATCGCCGCGGCGATCTGTTCCGGCTCGAAACTCATGCTGGTGATGTTGAAACAGCAACGGTGGACCAGACGCGACGGATCGGCTTCCATCAGCTGGATCATGCCGTCGATCGCGTCGGGAATGTACATCATGTCCATGTAGGTGCCCTTGGCGATGTAGCTGGTGTATTTGCCCTGCTGCACGGCCTGATAGTAAATGTCGACCGCGTAGTCGGTGGTGCCGCCGCCGGGCAGCGTCTTGTAGGAGATCAGGCCGGGGAAACGCACGCCGCGCGTGTCGACGCCCCATTTTTTATGGTAATATTCCGCCAGGAGTTCGCTGGCCACTTTCGTCACGCCGTAGATCGTATTGGGGCGCTGCAGCGTGTCCTGCGGCGTTTTGTCGCGAGGCGTATCGGGACCGAAGGCGGCGATGGAACTGGGGAAAAAGACGGCGCTGTGATAGATCCGCCCGCATTCGAGGGCGTTGCAGATCCCGTTGATGTTGATGTCCCAGGCGAGCTGAGGTTTCTTCTCGGCCGTCGCGGAAAGCAGTCCGGCCAAATGATAGATCGTGTCCGGCTTGAACTTTTCGACCTGCTCCGC
Protein-coding regions in this window:
- a CDS encoding polyribonucleotide nucleotidyltransferase, with translation MEKTYTLNVGGQDLVFKTGKVAKQANAAVVASHGETTILTTACMSDKPRVGLDFFPLLVDFEERYYAAGKIPGGYIKREGRPSQTAILSARVVDRSIRSLFDDSMRNDVHVVATVLAVDQKNPANILAINAASMALTISDIPWSGPVGAVRMGCIDGELVVNPTEDRMAESTLDLTVAGHAGGITMVEAGAREVPEELLVNALQTAQDEIKKIVAFQLQVRAEIGQPKAVLPAPLAIEEIDRWVKDNLREETAKAVMIHGKKERGAAISALVEKTTAHFADLYADAESYIAGAVESLVKSTMRTITARDKIRADGRATDEIRPISCEVNVLPKVHGSALFTRGETQALVVTTLGMLGEDDQIIDGLKLDEPNKRFLLHYNFPPYSVGEIKPMRGPGRREIGHGALAERALAPLVPGEEEFPYVVRVVSDILESNGSSSQASICGGSLSMMAAGVPMKKHVAGIAMGLIKEGDDMVILTDIQGLEDHYGDMDFKVAGTRDGVTALQMDNKAGGITREILSRALMQAHQARMQILDAMETCIPEPAPLSPNAPRIFTMNIDVDKIRDVIGPGGKVIRNIVQESGAKINVEDDGSVYICAVSPDSVEKARQMIHDIVREVEAGEAFYGTVTRLMAFGAFVEVLPGKEGLLHISEISTKHIGKVEDVFAPGDHVIVEVKEIDDQNRINLSRRRLLADPALIESAGLTQYLPAEEERDKMIAALPDASAPSRDRAPRRDGDRERRGDRGPFRRDRR
- the rpsO gene encoding 30S ribosomal protein S15; its protein translation is MLEKTVKTELIEKYRVHPTDTGSPEVQIAVLTQRIRDLTDHLRVHVHDHHSKKGLLTLVGKRRKLLRYLSGKDFNRYKQLIESLGLRH
- a CDS encoding aminotransferase class I/II-fold pyridoxal phosphate-dependent enzyme: MKKLEAVLTAELEKLKQEGRLKGKEQIIVDVKKGEGAKGPRYFLKGEGAKEFIRMNSNSYLGLSLREDMIAAEEEGTRKYGVGPGAVRFISGTFKAHRDLEHKLAAFHGREDAMIFSAAYVTVGGVLTSLISKETFVVSDELNHNSIINAIKLGLGKSGLRAVYKHNSLDDLKRCLDEAVQSGAKRALVVTDGIFSMRGDYAPLKEIVELVHSYDDRFAEDAFVVVDDSHGVGAFGRTGRGTEEITGARVDVLMGTLGKAYGVNGGYVVGSRALITYLREHAAMYIYSNPITVGEAYAAMKALEILDSEEGRRILAHLRTVTKRFEDGLVKLGYETIPGEHPVTPLVLHDTARTKALVAHLTERGVLATGMTYPVVPKGAEEIRFQINADHTEADIDEVLAVIASFKG
- a CDS encoding L-threonine 3-dehydrogenase, with the translated sequence MKKIMVSGCLGQIGTELVTKLRHDYGAENVLATDIREDSAHVLPEGPFVILDARDGKKYAEQVEKFKPDTIYHLAGLLSATAEKKPQLAWDININGICNALECGRIYHSAVFFPSSIAAFGPDTPRDKTPQDTLQRPNTIYGVTKVASELLAEYYHKKWGVDTRGVRFPGLISYKTLPGGGTTDYAVDIYYQAVQQGKYTSYIAKGTYMDMMYIPDAIDGMIQLMEADPSRLVHRCCFNITSMSFEPEQIAAAIRAHIPSFALDYAVDPVRQAIADSWPNSLDDSAARTEWDWNPKYDLESMTVDMLKNLRVKLGAAAKF